The Lytechinus variegatus isolate NC3 chromosome 1, Lvar_3.0, whole genome shotgun sequence nucleotide sequence tagataaataaaattcacCCATACAAACCGATTTCACCTTCTAActatggatttcctagggaaatccatctttgtgtACATGTGTCTCTTCTACAAATGGCCTGTGGTTCAACTTCAAGACACAATATGAAGAAGTAGggtatttttgtcaaaatattaaaaaaacatcatcatggaTTCCTCTAAACTAGCAATCCTCTAaatcgcgcgatttgcgtgctgtcgccaagcggaagacaaagaaatcaaaatggcgacgtaaacacggctGTAAGCTattcccatcttttcataacaattttcttgtttttttaatgaattcttctttaaaaattaaatcaatatcgcagaaatgttggaaattaaGTTGAACCCCATGAACATggtttagggctagatcttttagaaatTAGACTTttagaggaaaaggagaaatctcgggggcgaaagtttcaggttttgtacccgtaCGTGGGTGAATATAGCTTGGGATCCCAGGCATCAGTGGGGAGTAACCCTATGTAGAGTAGATGacttttactccccagacgcctccaggctaagTAATGCCACTTGGCCTTGCCCTGGGGCCATGGCATGGATAAAAAAGGGATTGGGAAAGAGACATGAAGTCAATACAAAAAGAGCCTAAGAGGAAGATGAACAATTGTGACATTGTCATGACATTAGATCAGACTACAGTACAGTTCTATATCTTGTGAATAGTCGATTTGGATCGCAATACTGTCCATTCTGACTGAATTCTTGCACATCTTAATCATCAGCCCAATACTCACCAGATCCAGCACGGTGTCAACAATATCACGGTTCTCGATCTCCCCCACCTCAATCAGTCCGATCAAGACCCCAAACTTCATCTTGGCCGTCCCGGTCGAAGGCATGTTTTTAGCTAGAATATCCTTCTTCGAAGTGTCTGCTTCCACGGAAGCCTCTGTTGCCATTGCGTAGGTGGCAAGTTATCACAATCCGAGGGTAGAATTACGGTAATTCCTTGCAATATAATAGATATCCACAAAATTCCGAGAGCTAATTTACGGCAGTATCACCGAAGATGATACATGCAGAAATGCTAGAAGCTAGCAGCCATTATTTGGTATATTCTGCAGGTGTGTTTTGTTGCCAGTTTGAATATCTATATTTGTAATTaggtaaagaaaataaaatgatagtgtttttattatttttgtcaattttttatttaaaaatatataaaatgaaaaaaaattatttttaatagtATATTGATATTCAATAATATATTTGTTAATCAAAAAATAAGTTGTATAAACGAGAAGAATTACTGAGGAAAATCATTAGATTGGCATCATACTCAGAGCacgagagcaaaaaaaaatcatcgtttGATATGTAGCTGAGGTGGATCCTCAAAATCAAGACTAGGGGTGCAGGGCAAAGTGGAAGTACCCCACTTACGTTATCGTACCATATAAATaatcttcctttttttaatactcCTCCCAATGTCAATTTTAACTTGGGTATTATTTTTTTCGATCAGATTTGCAGTTTACTTCAAGATTTTATTTAAGGATTAATTGTATATTAAAGGTCCATGTAAAATATCAAGAGGTACAACAGGTAACAACAGTAATTGCAGACAgttattaataatttatttgtaTTGTTCATGTAAAGTATTTCAATAAtgttatattttgaattttattatcattcatttcatatatCAAATCTGCAAAGAAGTATTGTTctaatcaataattttttttcttattttattcatttactggTACAAAAGCAAATAAAATAGTCTCTTAAAGTTTTACAAAACTTGAAGTGTAAACGGATGCGAGTATGTAACAGTAGTATTTCCGGCACACAAAAAAATGGCCAAACATTTGAAGAGACCTATGGAAGCGAAAGTTCTAATAAAATGCGAGCGGGCGAGCCAAAATGTTGATCTACATGCATTCTAATACAAACTGGGACCATATTTCAAACCCCCTCCAATCTGTAGCCAGTGGAGTGTTCACAGCAACACAaaggagcatttcatcaacatttttgtatgacgagttgtcagatctgacaactttccttgattctgattggctgggaggtactgttactatggtaattgtcggataaaacaggacttgtcggataaaatcctttcatgaaacactcccctgatttctcccttttcatcttttttcctttcatctgcttcatttttttttaaatcccacAAATGCGTATATGACTATTCCTATATTGATTACTAAATTATAACTGAGTGCATGTGTATGTCTTAAAACGGTACCGATGTggaaattcattaaaatgtatttacagGAATTTGCgattttccatttttataattatttttagtaTCGGTTACATCAAAATATCTGCgtgttgtttgtatatataaataatatgaTAAAAACTATTCTTCTGCATAGAACTGCCTGAAATTTCCTGGtgagtatttcataaagctgttcgtaaggaatgactggtgaacctttcttcaGCGTTAAAcccaccaatgaacatttaatggaaTATCATTTACAAAAAAGGGCCACAAGTCGTTAAGTCAATCtgaacttacgaacagctttattaaactGCCCCAGGATATAATCTTTGTCTGTATATAGCTTTCTTATATCATTTCGATACAAGATAAATTATCAAAAAGCCCTAACAAAACAAATCCCCCAGAAAGGGATCTAGATACGAAACAATTCAACGTTTAAATTGTATATATAATGGTTTCAAAGATATACAATGGTCACTTCACATATCTGTGATTAGACTTTTAGATTGTACTCCAGTTATAGTTCACATTGTTAAAGGTCAGgtccacttaaaaaaaataacttgaatataaaataagaaagttatgacatattaaagattcgcttaatttcacagaacagttatatgcacatcctagtctgtatgcaaatggggggggggggactgatgacgtcatccactcactatttcttttgtattttatgatatgaaataggAAATACTTCAATTTCTTCCACATTGTcatgttaagaaaaatatttatttctccctgaacaggCGGATTGCCATTCTCTGAACATAATGTGGTTAAGCTAAGTTGGTCATTACTGCCAAAtctggagaaaaaatgaaatgttttataattaaacaataaaaaaaacaaaagatatagtgagtggatgacatcatcgactctctcattatattgtatatcactgagttgtgcatataactgttttgtgaaaaataagcgagagtttaaaatgtcataattttcttattatacatccgtttttcatgaaatttctgTGCTgtgcttatttgatttttctctatttattcaaataaacatttcctGGGATGAACTTGACATCCCAGGAAGACCAGCAGCAATGCATTATTGCAGCTGAATATGGATTACCAGCCGTGTAATTAACTTTATTGCCTTACCTTTTATTCTTGTATCTTAACATTGACCTCATCATCTaatgttatatgtatatgtactttgtctttgttattttatgtacggaaataaaacaaacattcaCTGATGCTACCAAACTTAAGCCAGGCTTTAACGGGGCTtaaaaaaaatgcgattttatttaatttctgtGTCGTAAAAATTGTTGAATAATGTTCATCATGAACGGTGCATTGAAaatcagccccccccaaaaaaaaaaaaaaaaaaaaaaaaacaagaattatCTATAACAATTGACTTATTGCAAAGCTAAGAGTAcctttaatataaatatttttttttgttgggggcaATTCCTAGTGTCTTCAGCGCATACCAACAAGagtggtatatatatatatatatatatatatatatatatatatatatatatatatatatatatatatatatatatatatatatatatatatatatatatatatatatatatataaaagcaGCTGTTTCGAAAGTTCCATGGCCTTTGATATGATACCAAGCTTAATAAAAGTAACAAACTAATTCTATAGagttatgttgttttataagtaAATTCTGTTTGGATAAATACGTAGTAGTTTTGGTGATACTTTCAACCGACGGCTTGGGCCTTGGGGAGAAGATTTATGACCTATAGTAGAGCTATAGGGCTTCTTCAACTGGTTTTCACATTCCAGACCTCTCCCTGTGAAAAGTGAAAAGGCTCTGATACTGTTGGGCAAACATAAAACATCCAATGTCAACTCCATCCCTTTGGCATTTCCCTCACAGAAATACGATAGTTATCCCCCACCTTTCTTTTGTTCTTGGTGCCACGCCCATTCATATTGCGCAAttctttgatcatgtgacaggTATCGCGACCTGTAAACAATTGTCGATCACATGACACCGTGAACGAACCTACCGAAGTCGTTGAATTTGACGATCATCAAGATGGACGCAAAAATTGTATTATTAGTGAAATTTAGCATTCTGTTCTTACTGTACATCAGCCCGACGAAGGCCCCAGGAATTCCCACCGGTAAGTATCTATGTTTTATGCATACTCTGCAGATGCAGAGTTTAAACTCTAATTGTAAACGTGCATGCATGCTCACTCAATCACGACCGCGACTGACCAGTGAACGGGACTTACAGGCCGCCGGCCGCCCGCCCCGTCCCAGGCCGGAGCGCGGGATCTGAGCGGAGCTGAGGTATGGCGAACTTCGCACTTCCCATGGTACTCAACAGTGTAGTAGGGGTACTTGCTTAGTTTGAACTTTGGTGTCAGAGAGATTGGTTAAATGTTCTGTTAGTATTTTTCTATTGTCATGAAACAGACCTGGTTTATCAACCACAAAAATGCATTGTTTCTGAAAACTGAAAAATCAAAGTCAATTTCTTAGCCTTGAAGACTTTGtggtgatatttttattttttcccataGACACATGATAGTTGTACATTCTTTTTATGATTCCAAACATCAAAATGTagcataaaataatttatagatgcataaattagagataaaATTTATCAGAATGTTGAAAAGGGTCTGAAAAcaacaaatcaaatcaagttatggatggcctgacgtagAATCTGtttcaaatcaattattttactatttcaaaatgaatgggtTTGTGGCGTTTTAACAACAGTTTTTATAATTTCTGTGCCTTACAATTAGTATTGATTGATCTATCCCACTTTTTTTGCAATGTAATCTCAAATTCTATGATTGGTTAGGTAAGattataatttacaaattttgaGGTACTTTTTCATGTCATGCATGTAGTCTACCCACATGATGCcatacgtcattaagaaagaagttagaCAGGTTCAAAGGTGTATTAATGGTTAGTCAGGTTGTTTCCCCGATCTTGGCAGAGAGGGCTCCGTGACTAGAAGCTCACTATCTCcaatttagtcaagaagttagacttgtGAAGATGTTGAAAAACGGGCTCCTGGTGATATCTTTGCACTCCCACCTATGGGTGCAATAGCCTTTTGTGTAAAAATCACAGGAAAAGCCCTGCTTATCGAGCATGCTGTATCTTAGATTAACCCtccaaatattttatttattggatTGGAAGAATTGTATGAAATTTACTAAATGATATGGAGCCCTTTTTCCAcctttgtaataataataataataatagccaatttttataaagcgcttttcccagaatggcccaaagcgcgttacagcatattattaccctggtcattggattaatttcaatcccgcacgaaaagtgcacaatttccactccctggggagtatacTTATTGTGAgaaattacaaataattttcCATCTGTTAGGGAGGAGAGCCTGTGCATTTAAGAAACAGAAATTTTCGCCAATAGAGGGCGTAGGCAATTTCATATAAAGGACTCTACCAGGGAAAGACGAGGCactcaaactttttttaaaatgcaaattcaatGTAAAGTATTATGCAAATTCTGCAAAACTTCCAGTCTTCCCTTTGTGGAGTCTTTAATTCACACTATTTGTTGACAAGCTTGGACTGCTAGTTTTTTGAGGCATGTAGGTTTTTGctacctttttttaatttgctgcTGCtaaaatttatttctgaagtacTGAGCACTGTAATCAGCAGAGTCAATCTAGAAGGACTCTTTCAAACATATTTTCTCAATTAGAGCttatatttcatcaaataatcaaaagaaTTGCACATGATGAATTTGGACAAAGTTATGAAACTACAGATGGGCTGAATTAAGGTTTTGAATTTAATAAGCACCACCATCGGGCCATCTACGTGAAACCATTGACCAGGCTGAGGTAAATTATATTTGTATCatttgctttttaaaaaaaattaaaatttatcatGGAGGAGAGtcatttctgaaatattttctttttatacagTGTTTATTAGACCTATATTTGGaaaacatttcaatttggaGCATTCATGGAAAGACAAGGCATAATTCCTATGTTTTTTCATCTTCCAGTTTACTGAGGACTGTCGTACTGATGCCTACCCACCACCGGTCAACACCAAGGTTGGGACTTATGTTCTAAATCTGGACCAAGCACCAGAAGACAGATGGACTGGACTCGTCAAACCAATGGCAGACAAGGTACCATCTTTAAGATATACAGGACTCAATTTATTCCAAGGCTATGCAAGGTCATGGCCTCCGATACCACCACAAATTGTCTTGATGCCCTCCATATATTTGTAGACTTAAGACCAAAATAAGATGCTATTTTTGCATGTGGCCTTGGTGCCTTGCGGTAATCCAGTGCATGTTTCCCATTGAAGTACATTTCAAAGGAACATTTTACTATTGATGCCCTTGTTTAATGGCCTGTGATGCCCCCTAAAGTAAGCACCgccttccctttccttttcatAAGTGCCCTTAATGAAAAAATGGCCTAGCCCTTTTGAATTTTTAACTGGAGCTCTGGATAAAGCTTGTTTACCTTACACACAGACAgattttcacccccccccccccatcctttcGAAATGCATATTAATGTAGTGTAATATGACTCTATCATATATTACACATACTTTCTGTGtatgtttaccccccccccctccatatttttaatctttttagTTGAGATAAATGTGTTGTTGAAAATActtggatgggggggggcataaGGCTGTAAATGTAACCTACCCCctgtattcatttaaaaaatagctCCAGAAATTCGGGTACAATGTAGCAACTTTGGGCTATAAAAAGAAGAAGCCATGGAAGAAAATTCTCTGATGTGAAAGATGAAGTGTATATCAAAACAAACTGTTACTCATGGCTTCAAAGTTTTGGTAATGAAACTTTTTCAGATAGGCTATTTGCAATATGATAAACAACCGTTTTACTTGCAGGGTATTGGGTATACATTGTTATGAATACatattttcacattattttccttttagatgaaaataatgattcaaGACATCAAGGATTTGGTTGGAATCTTCGTCAATGAGACAAAGGCTATAAATCTGGTGGATGAACTTTTAGTAagtcaacatatttttttaggcttgcaaattgtgttttacCACTGTTGATTATTCTAAAATAGCTGCTCTGCCAAAGCCAGGGTTATTATTCTGAATTATGCTGCtttaataaataatttatgtAGAATGCTAAGAGACTTCTTTTAAGTATAAGATAAGCagatatgattatcattattatcatcaatattatttatttttctaagtattattattgctattatcattactattgttgttattgttgttttagTTGTTGTAATACCATCTCAACAATTCGCCTATCATTCAAATAACAAAATGTGCATATGGTGCAATTGTAAATATACTTGTCATCTATTCATATTTCACACAGACCTCATGTGTGTCTTGTAAATACATTCTCTTGGATTCTTGAATTGGAATAATGAAATATACTGATGAAGAACAATAAGTACAATGTCATGAAATTCAACTATGATAAATTATACAAATTGTATAAAATCTCGattcataaaatatttcatgaagttATTTGAATGTGTGTACTGTGAAGTACTCTCTAGTGCAACCATGAAATGGTATCTGTGTTGGTAAAAGATATTAAAAGATTCTCTCCACAAGCACAAGATTCCAAATGTCTGCAACCCATTCATTCACTGTCAGAAAGTTCAAATCAggtaattttgtaaaaaaaaaatttatcaagattaaaaatatttacaaaattcatgaaaaactTTTCAGTGTGTTGAGAACGAAAGCTGGATTTTGAGGATATTCCTCAGTGTAAACCGACTGTGTTTCTTAGGCAGTATTGATAACAAAACATTTACAGACTAAtttttcacacttttttttgtattaactAATCACCATAGGCTCCTCTTACTGATACCTTTCCTGAACCATACCAAGGAGAGCTCAGGGGTATTGCTAATGCTACAGGCATCCCACTAGGTAACATATGTTGTCTATATTAATTTTATTGTGTAAATTAAACTGTATAATAGTGATAAGGTACCTTACAAAGAAttgatccggggggggggcacttccattgacgagtggataccatgcgcgacccttaacaagtattggaaacaaaacgatactcttgacaagtattccctgaaatgaacccctaatcAAGTAGCGATATATCGGGTCCGTCGGTCatgtcggtcgtcggttttagtTACACatcattattttggtttagtacggccccaccttccacatgTCATGCAAATCGGAcactaaacacgtagtgttgaggcaaaaaggacatcctttataaaacatttaattttgttttatcatccccgcaaattttaccttaaacatgtatttttcctAACGGAACAgacacccttttttcattatttttgtgtttttgacacccctatcatgttacgtacgtaatgtgccctatcttgaaaaagacatcctttttatgtgttcttttggtcgcgcatggtatccactcgtcaatgtaagtgccccccccccccccccggaattaATGTGTTATGCAGTGTTTTATTGGGAGGAaaacctgcgggtcatagtgattcagttcgctttttgcctcccaggctcaggtgacgccaaacaaataatgataccAGTTATAATTAAACCACatttgattgttttattttttattaatctaAACAGTGATAGACATTACGAATGAAGCTCACAAAGGAGGTTTAATCCTTTGGTAGAGTCAGACATCATCAAACctcaataaacaaatacaaatgtaTTATCAAAACAAATGATAGGACCACAGATGTATGCCTGTATATTAGTAAGTGAGGAGAGAAAAATCTAGTCATGAAGATGACAGTAAATTTTTCAACTTTGTAAATGAGGCAGTATCTGTGtataatgtacatacatgtacattttgatatccaaaatattttatatgctGTAACTGATGCACCAATTCAAAGCATTCATCCCCATACCGGTAATAAGAAAATTGCTTTGTGTTTTCTTAAAATAACAGGTGAagttgttctctataatatatTCTATGAAGTCTTCACTGTGTGCACTTCATTGGTAGCCCAGGATAAAACAGGTATGTATGTAATACTCTATGCATAGTCTATTCATGTATATGTTTTctatctattttgttttcttattcatttctCTGTTCATGAAAGAGCTTATAGTTTCCTATTTGttttctgttgttgttgttgttttttggtcgtatctctttcatttttctttgtcGCCCTTTTCTCTCTCCAATTGTATCATCACTAGTTTCCATACCCACTTACACTCTACAGCTTTTATGCAATGACACTGCTGTGTTTTCACATGCTATCCATTTTATTTGCAATTTGATATTCAGGATTTGattatattgcatattttattatttgtatgataattatattattatattgtaaTCCCATGTTAGTACAGTAATTGTTAGTGTTAATTTTAACTCATTTCCCACTTTATTTGACTCCTGGAATGTAGAGTACAATAGGCTGTGATTTTGACTCAAGTAAATGGCACCTCAAAAACAAAGGGTAATTCTTATCCGGGCAGCATGTGCATAGGAGCTAGTTTATGTTCGCCAAAAGGGCAACTTTGTGGTAACATATTAACAGTGAGATACGATGATGCATTTCATTCCTTTTATCAGGATGTAAATAAAATCAGGTTTAAATACTTTTTCTTGTTCAATCtaccaaaatgataaaaaaatcgaaCAGAGACAATGTAACCGTGAACAATGATTTTCCTCTTCAAGTATTCATGCCTTGTTAGTCATTTAATTTATAGTGGCATGTACTTaggaattatatttttgtatccCCACCATCGCAATCAGATTATGAATGACTCTTTTATGCCATCCAGCATTttatgtcatttcatttttatatcagTATGAAGATCACAGGTTATCAGGTTCTTTGATGAGTACATGTACTTAATCAAACATGCATACATGTGATTTCaacatattaatgattttaacCTACCTTTGTTCTGTTTATCTTTTCTGTGTCAAAAGGAGATTTATTCCATGCCAGGAATTTGGACTTTGGACTCTTCCTTGGGTATGTTATTGCTGTGCAATCTGACTTGATTA carries:
- the LOC121412231 gene encoding neurobeachin-like isoform X2, translated to MATEASVEADTSKKDILAKNMPSTGTAKMKFGVLIGLIEVGEIENRDIVDTVLDLLVGGNFDLESNFIIQEPDNIGHLVDMLAHCSVTLQAESN